Proteins from a single region of Chryseobacterium scophthalmum:
- the galE gene encoding UDP-glucose 4-epimerase GalE: MAILVTGGLGYIGSHTVVELINNNFEVIIVDDLSNSEKFILHNIEEITGKRPIFYPFDLKRKELLHQVFEAHDIEGCINFAAFKAVGESQEKPIDYYENNLFSLINILQEFKARQISNFIFSSSCTVYGQADEMPIDENTPLKMPESVYGKTKQMGEEILKDFAQSYNSKICLLRYFNPIGAHPSALLGELPIGVPNNLVPYVMQTAAGIREKLSVWGNDYPTEDGTAIRDYIYVVDLAKAHVAALKSLMNNNSEETVIDIYNLGTGKGSSVLEVVETFESANEVAVPYQICDRREGDITIAYANAEKAEKELNWKSETSLKEALKTVWEWQKYLESRKN, from the coding sequence ATGGCAATACTAGTCACAGGCGGACTTGGATATATTGGTTCTCATACTGTTGTAGAACTCATTAATAACAACTTTGAAGTAATCATCGTTGATGATTTATCCAATTCGGAAAAATTTATTTTACATAATATTGAGGAAATTACAGGGAAACGACCTATATTTTATCCTTTTGATCTGAAAAGAAAAGAACTTCTTCATCAGGTTTTTGAGGCACATGATATTGAAGGATGCATTAATTTTGCAGCTTTTAAAGCGGTTGGTGAAAGCCAGGAAAAACCGATTGACTATTACGAAAATAATTTGTTTTCGCTGATTAATATTCTTCAGGAATTTAAGGCTAGACAAATATCAAATTTCATTTTCAGTTCATCTTGCACAGTCTACGGACAAGCTGATGAAATGCCAATAGACGAGAATACCCCGCTGAAGATGCCGGAAAGTGTTTACGGAAAGACAAAGCAAATGGGAGAGGAGATCTTAAAAGATTTTGCTCAATCTTACAATAGTAAAATATGTTTACTGAGATATTTTAATCCTATTGGGGCACATCCTTCAGCTTTATTAGGTGAATTACCAATTGGAGTTCCCAATAATTTAGTTCCTTATGTGATGCAGACAGCGGCGGGAATTCGTGAGAAACTAAGTGTTTGGGGAAATGATTATCCTACGGAAGATGGAACTGCAATTCGTGACTACATTTATGTGGTAGACTTGGCGAAAGCGCACGTTGCTGCACTGAAAAGCTTAATGAATAACAATTCTGAAGAAACTGTAATTGATATTTATAATCTGGGAACAGGAAAAGGATCATCGGTCTTAGAAGTTGTAGAAACTTTCGAATCTGCAAATGAAGTAGCTGTACCTTATCAAATTTGCGATAGGAGAGAAGGTGATATCACCATTGCTTATGCCAATGCTGAAAAAGCTGAAAAAGAACTCAACTGGAAATCTGAAACTTCTTTGAAAGAAGCTTTGAAAACTGTTTGGGAATGGCAGAAATATTTAGAATCAAGAAAAAATTAA
- a CDS encoding TonB-dependent receptor domain-containing protein gives MNQTEIISIFTKKTLGLTFVLSAAAFAFAQDKVGVSGTVVDKSNQPVAYASVTFSNKASKLLSDATLTDEKGNYKLDLTPGNYDITVEAIDYKKSVINKQITTAGSIGALSIEPEATSTNLKTQDIQGVVITATAKPYKVELDKRTYDPSQDIVSKGGNLQDVLSNVPSVSVDTDGTVSMRGSSNVRFLINGKPSALLGIDDGANALQSIPADQIERIEVITNPSSKFEASGTAGILNIILKKSKKTGFNGSVTGTLGYLPQTNLNTNLSWRKGNLTWFLNGGGGYRESKNTNRTDNYFTNVTKIGSTLQSNQENISESQNKNYNASAGIVYDFSDKTSFNLSGTVRTFDSENSGNVTYNNQLFSAPDTFRNRLTNSVNNNLAFQGDIGLDHKFDDKGQNIALSLSLQSNRSYNDTDIDETNNGNFELQNIINQTTKNKTLIGKADYELPIGENSKIEAGYRIDINQNDYDNDVRESTVNAPILNFLGTYTYEARYKEMFNAGYLQFKSKIGKLGYQVGVRNEYSNIDIDYANLNPAYEDIRSRKSYNNLFPSVYLSYELAKDSQFLLNYTRRIDRPRSFFLIPNPNYNDNQNIFDGNIDLNPSYVDSYEFGYSISKKKFTINPTIYYRHQTDDTKMLVYNEKETFTNSLGQPEDRIVFHTKPINLGSDDRFGLDLNFNWDATSWLKFLGNVDLFGYKTKGSILYNTLDNDGNPIVATADFNGSGFSTRARLTSTFKIDKTFSFQLQGFYRGGQKTAYQDRKDMYALNLGASKTIWNGNGTLSFNVQDIFNTRAMRSTTYGENFTRESYMQWQPRQFAVSLTYRFKQGEKIEQPKRKKDVNSNATGDDQQGGPM, from the coding sequence ATGAATCAGACGGAAATAATCAGTATTTTCACAAAAAAAACCTTAGGACTTACTTTTGTGTTATCTGCAGCAGCTTTTGCTTTTGCTCAGGATAAAGTAGGAGTTTCAGGAACTGTGGTTGATAAAAGTAACCAACCTGTTGCTTACGCTTCTGTAACTTTCAGCAATAAAGCAAGTAAACTGTTGAGTGACGCTACTCTTACAGACGAAAAAGGAAACTATAAACTAGACCTTACTCCGGGTAATTACGATATCACAGTAGAAGCAATCGATTACAAAAAAAGTGTAATCAACAAGCAAATTACAACAGCCGGAAGTATTGGTGCGCTTTCTATAGAACCTGAAGCAACAAGTACCAATCTAAAAACACAGGATATTCAGGGAGTTGTGATTACAGCAACGGCAAAGCCTTATAAAGTTGAGCTGGATAAAAGAACTTATGATCCTTCTCAGGATATTGTAAGTAAAGGTGGAAATCTTCAGGATGTTTTATCAAATGTACCATCGGTTTCTGTTGATACAGACGGAACGGTTTCTATGAGAGGTAGCTCAAACGTTCGTTTCTTAATTAACGGGAAACCTTCTGCCCTTCTTGGGATTGATGACGGAGCCAATGCATTGCAAAGTATTCCTGCCGATCAGATTGAGAGAATTGAAGTAATTACCAACCCTTCTTCAAAATTCGAAGCAAGCGGAACTGCGGGTATTTTAAATATTATTTTAAAGAAATCAAAAAAGACAGGTTTCAACGGTAGTGTTACCGGAACTTTGGGATATTTACCTCAAACCAATTTGAATACGAATTTAAGCTGGAGAAAAGGTAATCTTACCTGGTTTTTAAACGGTGGCGGTGGTTACCGTGAATCTAAAAACACGAATAGAACAGACAATTACTTTACTAATGTAACCAAAATAGGAAGTACTCTTCAAAGTAACCAGGAGAATATTAGTGAGAGTCAAAATAAAAACTACAATGCTTCTGCAGGAATTGTTTATGATTTTTCTGATAAAACTTCTTTTAACTTATCGGGAACTGTAAGAACATTTGATAGCGAAAATTCTGGTAACGTTACTTACAATAACCAACTTTTTAGCGCTCCCGATACTTTCAGAAATAGATTAACTAATAGTGTTAATAATAACCTTGCATTTCAAGGAGATATAGGATTGGATCATAAATTTGATGATAAGGGACAAAACATTGCTTTATCATTGAGTTTACAAAGCAACAGATCATATAACGATACCGATATTGATGAAACAAATAATGGCAACTTTGAGCTTCAAAACATTATTAATCAAACGACGAAGAACAAAACATTAATCGGTAAAGCAGATTATGAGCTACCAATTGGTGAAAATTCTAAAATCGAAGCAGGATACAGAATTGATATTAATCAAAATGATTATGATAATGATGTAAGAGAAAGTACTGTAAATGCCCCTATATTGAATTTCTTAGGAACATATACTTATGAAGCCAGGTATAAAGAAATGTTTAATGCGGGATATTTACAATTTAAAAGTAAAATCGGGAAATTGGGTTATCAGGTAGGAGTAAGAAATGAATACTCAAATATAGACATTGATTATGCAAACCTAAACCCTGCATATGAAGATATCAGAAGCAGAAAAAGTTACAACAATCTTTTCCCAAGTGTTTATTTGAGTTATGAATTAGCGAAAGACAGTCAGTTCTTATTAAATTACACAAGAAGAATAGATAGACCAAGATCTTTCTTTTTGATACCAAATCCTAACTATAATGACAACCAAAATATTTTTGATGGCAATATTGATTTGAATCCTTCTTATGTTGATTCATACGAATTTGGTTACAGCATCTCTAAAAAGAAATTTACAATCAATCCAACTATTTACTACAGACATCAGACAGATGATACAAAAATGTTGGTTTATAATGAGAAAGAAACATTTACAAATAGCCTTGGTCAGCCAGAAGACAGAATTGTTTTCCATACAAAACCTATCAACTTAGGATCTGATGACCGTTTTGGTTTAGATCTAAACTTTAACTGGGATGCGACAAGTTGGTTGAAATTTTTAGGTAATGTTGATTTATTCGGATATAAAACAAAAGGTAGTATACTTTATAATACTTTAGATAATGACGGAAACCCAATTGTGGCAACAGCAGATTTTAACGGTAGCGGTTTCTCTACAAGAGCTAGATTGACTTCTACATTTAAAATTGACAAAACATTCAGTTTCCAGTTACAAGGTTTCTACAGAGGTGGACAGAAAACTGCTTATCAGGATAGAAAAGACATGTATGCTTTGAATCTAGGAGCTTCTAAAACGATTTGGAACGGTAATGGAACATTGTCATTCAATGTACAAGATATTTTCAACACCAGAGCTATGAGATCTACAACTTATGGTGAAAACTTTACCAGAGAATCTTACATGCAATGGCAACCAAGACAGTTTGCGGTATCTTTAACTTACAGATTTAAGCAAGGTGAAAAGATTGAGCAGCCGAAGAGAAAGAAAGATGTAAATTCTAATGCTACAGGTGACGACCAACAAGGCGGACCAATGTAA
- a CDS encoding DegT/DnrJ/EryC1/StrS family aminotransferase yields MKKIQMVDLQSQYYKIKNDVDNAVLNVMDSAAFINGPEVKSFQNEMETYLDVKHVIPCANGTDALQIALMGLDLQEGDEVITADFTFAATVEVIHLLKLKSVLVDVDYDTFTISTEAIKKAITPKTKAIIPVHIFGQCANMEEILKIAEEHNLFVIEDNAQAIGSQYTFSSGEVRHAGTMSTVGTTSFFPSKNLGCYGDGGAIFTNNDELAHRLRGIVNHGMYERYYHDEVGVNSRLDSIQAAILRKKLPNLDSYNDARRKAADYYDDAFAGNENILTPKRSENSTHVFHQYTLRILNGKRNELQKFLTEKEIPAMIYYPVALRKQKAYYQESNDADFVNTDKLLDQVISLPMHTELDEEQLKYITDAVLEFMG; encoded by the coding sequence ATGAAAAAGATACAGATGGTTGACTTGCAGAGTCAGTATTACAAAATAAAAAATGATGTAGACAATGCGGTTTTAAATGTAATGGATTCTGCTGCTTTTATTAACGGACCGGAAGTAAAATCTTTCCAAAACGAAATGGAAACTTATCTGGATGTAAAACATGTAATTCCTTGTGCCAACGGAACTGATGCTTTGCAGATTGCTTTGATGGGCTTAGATTTACAGGAAGGAGACGAAGTGATTACTGCTGATTTTACTTTTGCAGCTACCGTTGAAGTTATTCATTTATTAAAACTAAAATCTGTATTGGTAGATGTAGATTACGATACTTTTACCATCTCTACAGAAGCGATTAAAAAAGCAATTACTCCTAAAACAAAGGCAATTATTCCGGTTCATATTTTCGGACAATGTGCCAATATGGAGGAGATTTTAAAAATTGCTGAAGAACATAATTTATTTGTGATTGAAGACAACGCACAGGCAATCGGTTCTCAATATACTTTTTCTAGTGGAGAAGTGAGACATGCAGGAACAATGTCTACCGTTGGAACAACTTCTTTTTTTCCATCTAAAAATTTAGGTTGTTACGGCGATGGTGGAGCAATTTTTACGAATAATGATGAGCTTGCTCACCGTTTAAGAGGAATTGTAAACCATGGAATGTACGAAAGATATTACCATGATGAAGTAGGAGTTAACTCAAGACTAGACAGTATTCAGGCTGCAATTTTAAGAAAAAAACTTCCGAATCTTGATTCTTACAACGATGCAAGAAGAAAAGCTGCTGATTATTACGATGACGCTTTTGCAGGAAATGAAAATATTCTTACTCCGAAAAGGTCTGAAAATTCAACTCACGTTTTTCATCAATATACTTTGAGAATTTTAAACGGAAAACGTAATGAATTACAAAAGTTTCTTACTGAAAAAGAAATTCCGGCGATGATTTATTATCCTGTTGCTTTAAGAAAACAAAAAGCGTATTATCAGGAAAGCAATGATGCTGATTTTGTAAACACAGATAAGCTTTTGGATCAGGTAATTTCTCTTCCGATGCACACAGAATTGGATGAAGAGCAGTTGAAGTATATTACGGATGCTGTTTTGGAGTTTATGGGATAA
- a CDS encoding S8/S53 family peptidase → MKKLLLFCFLAGYSTSFAQTELVFVYFTGKPNKAAFYANPLSELSQKSLNRRTALGIALNDQDAPIEQSYIQNLQNLGFTITDYSKWLNGVAVNANQAQVNLIKTQPFVQSVESFAKNSSLVLKTQNTNKWSDFESTQKNQTIFDYGSGSEQIDQINLRPLHLAGFTGTGVTIAVIDTGFPTVNTGSAFSRLWTNNKIKGGYDFVSKGTDIYNPSLNNHGTVVLGAIGGYIADAFVGSAPDADFYLYRSENSAVEVPEEELYWIEAAEEADRKGVDIITTSLGYNNFDDPKYSYTYNDMNGTKSFIGRASEIAVNKGIFVLIAAGNSGEVSWHYITTPADNVKVFSIGSVDSAGNASGFSSYGPNSLGMIKPDASTRGTSSATVDNNTIISVSGTSIATPIAAGGVACLIQAFPGMNRDLMRTNLRQNASLFPAHNDQMGYGILNFGSFYNSTLNTSELVKKNTIAIFPNPVKNILNIATEAQIISTEVYDNLGRMILKSAQKSIKVEDFAKGTYYLKIQTKDKVYYEKFLKQ, encoded by the coding sequence ATGAAAAAACTTTTACTGTTTTGTTTTTTAGCGGGTTACTCTACATCTTTTGCGCAAACTGAACTTGTTTTTGTTTATTTTACCGGTAAACCCAACAAAGCTGCATTTTATGCCAATCCACTTTCTGAGCTGAGTCAAAAATCGCTCAACAGGCGTACTGCATTGGGAATTGCATTAAATGATCAGGACGCTCCCATCGAGCAATCTTATATTCAAAATCTACAAAATTTAGGATTTACGATCACCGATTATTCAAAATGGCTGAATGGTGTTGCCGTAAATGCCAATCAGGCGCAGGTCAATTTAATTAAAACACAACCTTTTGTACAATCAGTAGAAAGTTTTGCTAAAAATTCTTCTTTAGTTTTAAAAACTCAAAATACCAATAAATGGTCAGATTTTGAATCAACTCAGAAAAACCAGACCATATTCGATTATGGTTCAGGATCTGAACAGATTGATCAAATCAATTTAAGACCACTCCATCTTGCCGGATTTACCGGAACCGGAGTAACCATTGCCGTTATTGATACCGGATTTCCGACCGTAAATACAGGTTCTGCATTTTCCAGATTATGGACCAATAACAAAATAAAAGGCGGTTACGATTTTGTATCAAAAGGCACAGACATCTATAATCCTTCGCTCAATAACCACGGAACAGTAGTTTTAGGAGCAATTGGAGGTTACATTGCCGATGCTTTTGTGGGTTCTGCTCCTGATGCTGATTTTTATCTTTACCGCAGTGAAAATTCAGCAGTTGAAGTTCCCGAAGAAGAATTATATTGGATTGAAGCCGCGGAAGAAGCCGACAGGAAAGGGGTAGATATTATCACAACTTCTTTAGGATACAATAATTTTGATGACCCAAAATACAGCTATACTTACAATGACATGAACGGTACAAAATCTTTCATTGGAAGAGCCAGTGAAATTGCTGTAAATAAAGGAATTTTTGTTTTAATTGCAGCCGGAAATTCTGGTGAAGTTTCTTGGCATTATATTACAACTCCGGCAGACAATGTTAAAGTTTTCAGTATTGGTTCTGTCGATTCTGCAGGAAATGCTTCTGGATTTTCATCTTACGGTCCCAATTCTTTAGGAATGATAAAACCAGATGCAAGTACAAGAGGAACTTCATCTGCGACAGTAGACAATAATACGATCATCTCAGTTTCGGGAACATCCATTGCAACGCCCATTGCAGCAGGCGGAGTTGCTTGCTTAATTCAGGCTTTTCCGGGAATGAACAGAGATTTGATGAGAACAAACTTAAGACAGAATGCTTCATTATTTCCTGCACACAACGATCAAATGGGATATGGAATTCTGAATTTTGGAAGTTTTTATAATTCTACATTAAATACTTCAGAACTCGTAAAAAAGAATACGATAGCAATCTTCCCAAACCCCGTAAAAAACATCCTGAATATTGCGACCGAAGCACAAATTATTTCAACCGAAGTTTACGATAATCTGGGAAGAATGATTTTAAAATCTGCTCAAAAATCTATCAAAGTAGAAGATTTCGCAAAAGGAACTTATTATTTAAAAATCCAAACCAAGGATAAAGTCTATTATGAAAAGTTTTTGAAACAATAA
- a CDS encoding alpha/beta fold hydrolase → MKKLNFTLLLFTAGFYYSQTISGTVISKNENQPVSYAKIGIDKENIGVITDENGNFTIDLSKANTSNKIKVEVAGYEPFTETVANFVKQDQQKIYLKEKVKNIQEVVLKTKKLVDKNWGVNTKTKSVMYSVNPAFKKEDFLGETALEFKASKKSKIKNINLNIASITADRPVIMRYTIYNEKNGLPNESILDEEITVELTKDKIVDGTFTLDVNDKNIWVQGKFFVGIQFLREFEGRVNISAALFRTGYIRKFYDEWKKMTIAAPAINIDVKVDKNAKDQNKHEELSEESIASFFPDVSTYQIASEESVYGKNQEVGKMLNLKNANLYYEVYGEGEPLFLLHGNSGSIKDFYQQIPVLSKQYKVIVMDTRAQGKSIDKTKNDLDYKIFADDVKALADHLGLQKINIAGWSDGGNTGLEFALKYPKNLNLLITIGANAFPDGVDQELLNNFNIKYKVLQLQNNPEKLNERRLLKLMLKEPNISEKQLNKIQNKVLVIAGEKDVIKQSHTEFLAKQIPNSELKIYKDATHMIPFENADQLNQDILEFLKQ, encoded by the coding sequence ATGAAAAAGCTCAACTTTACGTTACTTCTTTTTACCGCGGGTTTTTATTATTCACAAACCATTTCTGGAACTGTAATTTCTAAAAATGAAAATCAACCGGTTTCTTATGCCAAAATTGGTATAGATAAAGAAAATATTGGTGTCATTACTGATGAAAACGGGAATTTTACAATCGACCTTTCTAAAGCAAACACGTCCAATAAAATTAAAGTCGAAGTTGCGGGATATGAACCATTTACTGAAACTGTTGCCAATTTTGTGAAGCAAGATCAACAGAAGATCTATCTGAAAGAGAAAGTGAAAAATATTCAGGAAGTTGTTTTAAAAACTAAAAAATTAGTCGATAAAAATTGGGGAGTGAATACGAAAACTAAAAGTGTGATGTATTCGGTAAATCCGGCATTCAAAAAAGAAGATTTTTTAGGAGAAACTGCATTGGAATTTAAAGCTAGTAAAAAATCTAAAATCAAAAACATTAATCTTAATATTGCAAGTATTACAGCAGATCGACCTGTAATTATGCGGTATACGATTTATAATGAAAAGAATGGTTTGCCAAATGAAAGTATTCTGGATGAAGAAATCACGGTTGAATTAACAAAAGATAAAATTGTTGACGGAACTTTTACTTTGGATGTGAATGACAAAAATATTTGGGTTCAGGGAAAATTTTTTGTAGGAATTCAGTTTTTGAGAGAGTTTGAAGGTAGGGTAAATATCAGTGCTGCACTTTTCAGAACAGGATATATAAGAAAATTTTATGACGAATGGAAGAAAATGACCATTGCCGCTCCGGCTATAAATATTGATGTAAAAGTGGATAAAAATGCAAAAGATCAAAATAAGCACGAAGAGTTGAGTGAGGAAAGTATTGCTTCTTTTTTTCCGGATGTAAGTACTTATCAGATCGCTTCTGAAGAAAGTGTGTACGGAAAAAATCAGGAAGTTGGAAAGATGCTGAATCTTAAAAACGCAAATCTTTATTATGAAGTGTATGGTGAAGGTGAACCTCTTTTTTTACTTCACGGAAATTCAGGAAGCATAAAAGATTTTTATCAGCAGATTCCTGTACTTTCAAAACAATATAAAGTGATTGTAATGGATACAAGAGCGCAGGGAAAAAGCATTGATAAAACTAAAAATGATCTTGATTATAAGATTTTTGCAGATGATGTAAAAGCTTTGGCTGATCATTTGGGATTGCAAAAAATCAATATTGCAGGGTGGAGTGACGGCGGAAATACAGGATTGGAATTTGCTTTAAAATATCCAAAGAATTTAAATCTATTGATTACAATTGGCGCAAATGCTTTTCCGGATGGTGTTGATCAGGAATTACTCAATAATTTTAATATTAAATATAAAGTGTTACAGCTGCAAAATAACCCTGAAAAACTGAATGAAAGAAGACTGTTGAAACTGATGCTGAAAGAACCGAATATCAGTGAAAAACAATTAAATAAAATTCAGAATAAAGTGTTGGTGATTGCCGGTGAAAAAGATGTCATCAAACAAAGTCATACCGAGTTTTTGGCTAAACAAATACCTAACTCTGAACTGAAAATCTATAAAGATGCTACTCACATGATTCCTTTTGAAAATGCAGATCAGCTTAATCAGGATATTTTAGAATTTTTGAAACAATAA
- a CDS encoding adenylyltransferase/cytidyltransferase family protein, which yields MKTERIGITFSSFDLLHAGHIKMLEEAKTVCDYLIVGLQIDPSHERPTKNKPTQTIVERYIQLKAVNAVDEIIPYYTEQDLEDILKSFVIDVRIIGDDYLDRDFTGKQYCEEKGIEIFYNKRDHRFSSSDLRKRIYEAEMAKSK from the coding sequence ATGAAAACGGAAAGAATAGGCATTACATTTTCCTCATTTGATCTTCTGCATGCAGGTCATATCAAAATGTTGGAAGAAGCTAAAACAGTTTGTGATTACCTGATTGTTGGTTTACAGATTGATCCGTCGCACGAACGGCCTACAAAAAACAAACCTACACAAACAATTGTTGAGCGATATATTCAGCTGAAAGCTGTGAATGCAGTTGATGAAATTATTCCCTACTATACTGAGCAGGATTTAGAAGATATTTTAAAATCTTTTGTAATTGATGTAAGGATTATCGGAGACGATTATCTGGATCGTGATTTCACCGGAAAACAATATTGTGAAGAAAAAGGCATTGAGATTTTTTATAATAAAAGAGATCACCGCTTTTCTTCAAGCGATTTAAGGAAAAGAATCTACGAAGCCGAAATGGCAAAATCTAAATAA